A window of Mycobacteriales bacterium contains these coding sequences:
- a CDS encoding nuclear transport factor 2 family protein, translated as MEPEGHAADGGSSLAQVAERVRAALDSADLEAFGDLLDPNVTWGAPGDPSPSCRNRRQVLDWYRQGRADGRRAQVLDVTSHRDKILVSMTVTSPRATADQARADRWQVLTIADGLIRDIRGYDLREDALAATGLPN; from the coding sequence GTGGAGCCGGAAGGTCACGCCGCGGACGGTGGGTCGTCTCTGGCGCAGGTTGCCGAAAGGGTGCGCGCGGCGCTGGACTCAGCTGACCTGGAGGCGTTCGGAGACCTTCTCGACCCGAACGTCACCTGGGGCGCTCCGGGCGACCCGTCGCCGTCGTGCCGAAACCGGCGCCAGGTGCTCGACTGGTACCGGCAGGGCCGGGCGGACGGTCGGCGCGCACAAGTCCTTGATGTCACCAGCCACCGAGACAAGATCCTCGTCTCGATGACGGTAACCTCGCCGCGAGCGACCGCCGACCAAGCCCGCGCCGATCGGTGGCAGGTCCTCACGATCGCCGACGGCCTCATCCGGGACATTCGGGGCTACGACCTCCGCGAGGATGCGCTCGCCGCCACCGGGCTCCCGAACTGA
- a CDS encoding FtsX-like permease family protein gives MGSFLLVCRLGMRDLRHRPAQAILLLIAISAGAATLTLSLAVHGTTDSPYARTRAATNGPDVVATVFQGGSPAGPVASATPGVSNPTAGNDQANAAALAPLTDAPGVVAHSGPFPVTWRLLRTGRTTGSAEVEGRSATTASVDQPRLLQGSWVRPGGVVVEAGFASALDVHVGSLLNLGSISFRVVGTAVTAAIPSYPNTCGQAEGCFLANGVASHDPGLVWATQADVMQLTGTFGPDAYFLNLKLRDAAVAPTFVNRYNASNSPTAPVLVSWQNIQDGDAQTLAKIRTVLLTGSWFLALLALASVTVLVGGRMAEQTRRVGLLKAVGGTPWLVAAVLLFEHVVVGLCAALVGLVVGWLAAPLIDGPAAGLLGAAGAPSVTGTTVAFVAALALGVAIIATLVPAVRAARQSTVAALNDSAPRPRRREWVIRFSTRLPAPLLLGTRLLARRPRRLLLSVLSIAVTTSGLVLVAILIQHATATGWPLGPRLADATTIISVMLVVLAAVNAVFIAWTTALDVRHSAALAQALGATPGQITAGLSGAQLVPALLGALLGIPGGIGIYAAVKSGPGTMTLPSALWFLALIVLTLLVIAVLTTIATRIGARRPVAEVLQAEAA, from the coding sequence ATGGGTAGCTTCCTCCTCGTCTGCCGGCTCGGAATGAGAGACCTTCGCCACCGTCCGGCCCAGGCGATTCTTCTGCTGATCGCGATCTCGGCCGGAGCCGCGACGCTGACCCTGAGCCTGGCGGTTCACGGCACGACCGACAGTCCCTACGCAAGAACCCGCGCGGCCACGAACGGACCGGACGTGGTCGCCACCGTCTTCCAGGGCGGCTCGCCCGCCGGGCCAGTGGCCTCGGCCACGCCGGGGGTTAGCAATCCGACGGCCGGGAACGATCAAGCGAATGCCGCCGCCCTCGCACCTCTTACGGACGCTCCGGGCGTCGTCGCGCACAGCGGACCGTTCCCGGTGACGTGGAGGCTGCTGCGAACGGGGCGCACCACTGGAAGCGCCGAGGTCGAAGGCCGAAGCGCCACAACAGCCTCCGTCGATCAACCGAGGCTGCTGCAAGGCAGCTGGGTTCGCCCCGGCGGCGTAGTCGTCGAGGCCGGCTTCGCGAGCGCACTCGACGTCCACGTCGGCTCTCTGCTGAACCTTGGAAGCATCAGCTTCCGTGTCGTAGGGACGGCGGTCACCGCAGCTATCCCTTCCTACCCCAATACCTGCGGTCAGGCAGAAGGCTGCTTTCTGGCGAACGGGGTGGCCTCGCACGACCCGGGGTTGGTTTGGGCCACTCAAGCCGACGTCATGCAGCTCACGGGGACCTTCGGCCCCGATGCCTACTTCCTGAACCTGAAGCTACGCGACGCTGCGGTTGCTCCGACGTTCGTCAACCGTTACAACGCAAGTAACTCGCCCACCGCTCCTGTCCTCGTTTCCTGGCAGAACATCCAAGATGGGGACGCCCAGACACTCGCCAAGATCCGGACGGTACTACTGACGGGCAGCTGGTTCTTGGCGCTGTTGGCGCTCGCGAGCGTGACCGTCCTTGTCGGTGGACGAATGGCCGAGCAGACCCGCCGCGTCGGTCTGTTGAAGGCGGTCGGGGGCACCCCCTGGCTAGTCGCCGCCGTGCTCCTCTTCGAGCACGTAGTAGTAGGTCTGTGCGCCGCCCTCGTCGGGCTCGTCGTCGGATGGCTAGCAGCGCCGTTGATCGATGGTCCGGCCGCTGGTCTCCTGGGTGCCGCTGGCGCCCCCAGCGTGACAGGGACCACGGTCGCGTTTGTAGCCGCTCTGGCACTCGGGGTGGCGATTATCGCAACGTTGGTGCCAGCGGTTCGCGCCGCTCGTCAGAGCACGGTTGCCGCGCTCAACGACTCGGCACCGCGCCCACGGCGCCGCGAGTGGGTTATCCGGTTCTCCACGCGCTTGCCGGCACCGCTGCTGCTTGGCACAAGGCTCCTGGCTCGCCGCCCGCGACGACTCCTACTGAGCGTCTTGAGCATCGCTGTCACCACAAGCGGTCTCGTTCTTGTCGCCATACTGATCCAGCATGCAACCGCAACCGGCTGGCCCCTGGGTCCCCGCCTGGCCGATGCCACCACCATCATCTCGGTCATGCTCGTCGTCCTGGCCGCCGTCAACGCCGTCTTCATCGCCTGGACGACCGCGCTAGACGTTCGGCACTCAGCGGCGCTCGCGCAAGCGCTCGGGGCCACGCCTGGGCAGATCACCGCCGGCCTATCAGGGGCCCAGCTGGTCCCTGCCCTGCTCGGAGCATTGCTCGGCATACCCGGCGGGATCGGTATCTACGCCGCCGTCAAGAGCGGCCCCGGCACCATGACACTCCCCTCCGCGTTGTGGTTTCTCGCGTTGATCGTCCTGACGCTGCTGGTCATAGCCGTGCTGACGACGATCGCCACCCGCATCGGCGCGCGTCGTCCCGTCGCTGAAGTGCTCCAGGCGGAGGCGGCGTGA
- a CDS encoding alpha/beta fold hydrolase yields MPVGRPAWVDAELFPFQSRFVDIDGHTVHYVDEGSGPTLLLLHGNPTWSFVYRDVIRTLRNEFRCIALDYPGFGLSTTVPSRKNSQRRHYLIAAGTTCRLPSAQSMKPAALRARLMAGAFANVAFVDAQRLVEALGFERLRVTGSHHVCARPGIPEQLN; encoded by the coding sequence ATGCCTGTCGGGCGACCGGCGTGGGTTGATGCCGAACTCTTCCCCTTTCAGAGCCGTTTCGTTGACATCGATGGGCACACCGTCCACTACGTGGACGAAGGATCGGGGCCGACGCTGCTGTTGCTTCACGGCAACCCGACCTGGTCGTTTGTGTACCGCGACGTGATCCGCACGTTGCGGAACGAGTTCCGCTGCATCGCCCTCGACTACCCCGGATTCGGGCTGTCGACCACCGTCCCGAGCCGAAAGAACAGCCAGCGCCGCCACTACCTCATCGCGGCAGGAACTACCTGCAGGCTCCCGTCCGCCCAGTCCATGAAGCCGGCTGCTTTGCGCGCCCGCCTGATGGCGGGGGCTTTCGCGAACGTCGCTTTCGTCGATGCTCAGCGCCTCGTCGAGGCCCTCGGGTTCGAGCGGCTGCGGGTGACGGGCAGCCACCATGTCTGTGCCCGACCCGGCATCCCCGAGCAGCTCAACTAG
- a CDS encoding PadR family transcriptional regulator, with amino-acid sequence MQQEVVLALLAKEPAQGYQLRARLGHALGPLGEGMNDGQIYVTLGRLENAGLITRQGAPRTSDGPDRKVYELTPAGHERVSEWLAEVSWPKPDLAEFHLKLIAAAQAGLADPISIVDLQRRELLRRLRDAERAAMAEPEGSDAGLLLEGIALRLQADLRWLAACERSWIGRRKARR; translated from the coding sequence ATGCAGCAGGAAGTGGTATTGGCGTTGCTGGCGAAGGAGCCTGCACAGGGCTATCAACTGCGCGCGCGGCTGGGCCATGCCCTCGGTCCGTTGGGCGAGGGCATGAACGACGGCCAGATCTACGTCACGCTGGGCCGGCTGGAGAACGCCGGCCTAATCACCCGCCAGGGTGCTCCCCGGACCTCCGATGGCCCCGACCGAAAGGTCTACGAGCTCACACCTGCAGGCCACGAGCGGGTCAGCGAATGGCTCGCCGAGGTCAGCTGGCCGAAGCCCGACCTGGCCGAGTTTCACTTGAAGCTGATCGCCGCGGCGCAGGCAGGCCTCGCCGATCCGATCTCGATCGTCGACCTGCAACGCCGGGAACTGCTGCGCCGGCTGAGGGACGCCGAGCGGGCGGCGATGGCCGAACCGGAGGGTTCCGATGCCGGGTTGCTGCTCGAGGGCATCGCGCTGCGCCTCCAAGCCGACCTGCGGTGGTTGGCGGCCTGTGAGCGCAGTTGGATAGGCCGCAGGAAGGCACGGCGATGA
- a CDS encoding toll/interleukin-1 receptor domain-containing protein encodes MADLQPSIFISYAHEDAGLAHALAAALEAAGARVWLDQGELLIGDSLIDRISEAIAEFDFVAALVSPASVESNWCRKERALAMSKQLRRRPRRVTVLPLRVADVAMPPSLADVNWLQLDPEALDHCAVRVVKDAARHLGLTAAPPTPGHGARRSSRDWTAAARVVSNDEPVRIVGVDTEGVGRPRNDVTRGSGLYRVPLVLNRVPPEVWSARFADAWNSPPAWTSMHRPGIASVHGDRIVLDSTTIDELERYHLQTLQLVVRQLNETTAQHLRAERARAEAAEQAAAEHDRQIREIAERLRFDEAE; translated from the coding sequence ATGGCAGACCTGCAGCCTTCGATCTTCATCAGCTATGCGCACGAGGACGCCGGCCTCGCGCATGCGTTGGCAGCGGCACTTGAGGCGGCGGGGGCCCGGGTCTGGTTGGACCAGGGTGAATTGCTGATTGGCGATTCGCTCATCGACCGGATCTCCGAAGCGATTGCCGAGTTCGACTTTGTCGCGGCACTCGTCAGTCCGGCATCGGTGGAGTCGAACTGGTGCCGCAAGGAGAGGGCGCTAGCCATGAGCAAACAACTGCGGCGCCGCCCTCGGCGGGTGACGGTGCTGCCACTGCGCGTTGCGGACGTCGCGATGCCGCCGTCGCTCGCCGACGTGAATTGGTTGCAACTCGACCCGGAGGCTCTCGATCATTGCGCGGTGCGAGTTGTCAAGGATGCGGCGCGGCATCTTGGGCTTACCGCAGCACCTCCAACGCCTGGGCACGGCGCCCGCCGCAGTAGCCGTGATTGGACGGCGGCAGCGCGAGTCGTGAGTAACGACGAGCCGGTCCGGATCGTCGGTGTGGACACCGAGGGCGTCGGTCGTCCGCGAAACGACGTGACGCGAGGCAGCGGGCTCTATCGGGTTCCGTTGGTGCTCAACAGAGTCCCGCCTGAAGTGTGGTCGGCGAGGTTCGCCGACGCTTGGAACTCGCCGCCTGCGTGGACATCCATGCACCGGCCCGGTATTGCCTCGGTACATGGCGATCGGATCGTGCTCGACAGTACGACCATCGATGAACTGGAGCGCTACCACCTCCAGACGCTCCAGCTGGTCGTACGGCAGCTCAACGAAACGACTGCACAGCACCTGCGGGCCGAACGCGCGCGTGCCGAAGCCGCTGAGCAAGCCGCGGCCGAGCACGACCGACAGATCCGCGAGATAGCCGAGCGCCTCCGGTTCGACGAGGCCGAGTAG
- a CDS encoding dihydroxy-acid dehydratase, producing MTQAAFVSANPGRDVQRVGTARFIGEDPAKIHQPVWAVTGNLGDSQCYLGVQAKVAAIQVALSNRIRRDDLPARLISPAYTLGVSDGQLNGTDRMRYSLIGRELVNDSIDMHLHANEVAGLVAVVACDKPPVGTLSAALEHNAPAVFTSDGSIRPGIDPETGERIDLVTAFQYAGEPDPATRTRVALHACPGQGSCGGMFTYNTMQTFIGVLGMEPLHMVAPPSDDPRRLTDFPDQLVDCLVAMTDAGIRPRDIVTPASLRNALTVTIAMGGSTNVALHSVEIARAAGIDLWGEVLSQSEFNTLSRRLPVLVNMRPFGYYSMIDIDAKGGLQVIVKELLDAGLLDGSAITCTGETLTEQVHRLDPSKPDHDVIHAVSKPFKDTGGLRLLSGNLAPAGGAILKVAGVEGGMTDGVFTGLARIFNGERALIAALEERPDSFADKDMVVIRYEGPRGAPGMPELLDPTSRITALCRRKDITVALMTDARFSGGSVGLVIGHVAPEAYLGGPIALIEDGDTVVVDINTDRMDCIELEDPDVYARRAAAWQVAADANGGLHPDVAPVTSRVLTRMRATARPALCGGGMSAG from the coding sequence GTGACACAAGCAGCTTTCGTGTCGGCGAACCCTGGTCGCGACGTTCAGCGGGTCGGCACCGCGCGCTTCATCGGTGAGGATCCAGCAAAGATCCACCAGCCGGTATGGGCGGTGACCGGCAATCTTGGCGACAGTCAGTGTTACCTCGGGGTCCAGGCCAAGGTTGCGGCCATCCAGGTCGCACTGTCGAACCGCATCCGTCGCGATGACCTGCCGGCGCGGCTCATCTCGCCGGCGTACACGCTCGGGGTCTCCGACGGGCAGCTGAACGGCACGGACCGGATGCGCTACTCGTTGATCGGCCGCGAGCTCGTCAACGACAGCATCGATATGCACCTGCACGCGAACGAAGTCGCGGGCCTCGTCGCCGTTGTGGCGTGCGACAAGCCACCGGTCGGGACTCTTTCCGCTGCCCTGGAACACAACGCGCCCGCCGTATTCACCTCGGATGGGTCCATCAGGCCAGGCATCGATCCGGAAACCGGCGAGCGCATCGACTTGGTTACGGCCTTCCAGTACGCTGGCGAACCCGACCCGGCTACCCGCACGCGGGTTGCGCTGCATGCCTGCCCAGGCCAGGGGAGCTGTGGCGGGATGTTCACTTACAACACCATGCAGACCTTCATTGGCGTCCTCGGCATGGAGCCCCTGCACATGGTCGCCCCGCCGTCAGACGACCCGCGGCGGTTGACCGACTTCCCAGACCAACTGGTGGACTGCCTGGTCGCGATGACCGATGCGGGCATTCGTCCGCGTGACATCGTCACGCCCGCCTCGCTGCGCAATGCGCTCACCGTCACGATCGCGATGGGGGGCTCAACGAACGTAGCGTTGCACAGCGTCGAGATCGCCCGCGCCGCCGGGATCGACCTGTGGGGCGAGGTATTGAGTCAGAGCGAGTTCAACACGCTTTCTCGGCGGTTGCCCGTGCTGGTGAACATGCGGCCCTTCGGCTACTACTCGATGATCGACATCGACGCCAAGGGCGGCCTACAGGTCATCGTCAAGGAGCTGCTCGACGCCGGCCTGCTCGACGGATCTGCCATCACATGTACCGGTGAGACGCTCACCGAACAGGTGCACCGGCTCGATCCATCCAAACCGGATCATGACGTGATCCATGCGGTTTCCAAGCCGTTCAAGGACACTGGCGGCCTGCGGCTATTGAGCGGCAACCTGGCACCGGCTGGAGGGGCGATCCTCAAGGTCGCCGGCGTGGAAGGCGGTATGACGGATGGCGTCTTCACCGGCCTGGCACGTATTTTCAACGGCGAGCGGGCGCTGATCGCGGCACTCGAAGAGCGCCCCGATTCGTTCGCCGACAAAGACATGGTTGTGATCCGCTACGAAGGTCCGCGCGGCGCACCCGGCATGCCCGAGCTGCTCGATCCCACATCGCGCATCACGGCGCTGTGCCGGCGTAAGGACATCACGGTCGCGTTGATGACCGATGCCCGGTTCTCGGGAGGATCGGTAGGGCTCGTGATCGGTCACGTGGCGCCGGAGGCCTACCTCGGTGGTCCGATCGCGCTGATCGAGGACGGAGACACCGTCGTCGTCGACATCAACACCGATCGCATGGACTGCATCGAGCTCGAGGACCCGGACGTGTACGCGCGCCGCGCGGCGGCGTGGCAGGTGGCCGCGGACGCCAACGGAGGCCTCCACCCCGACGTGGCCCCGGTTACCAGCCGAGTCCTCACGCGGATGCGCGCTACAGCACGTCCTGCCCTGTGCGGCGGGGGAATGTCGGCCGGGTAG
- a CDS encoding helix-turn-helix domain-containing protein has translation MRSYGQYCSVAKALDVVGDRWTLLIVRELLLQGGCRYTDLQHGLPGIATNLLSQRLKELEEQGLVRREAVPPPVATTLYDLTDAGRELEPVLQALGGWGVRFMPDPTGNEVFRSHWLAFPVSQFLQDGEPDGPPATIEVRTGDQPVVIEVGGGAITTHLGTAPSPDLVLDGDPPMVLGVLSGMLKLADARQLGLRTEGSTTVLRRLRFRVPNLAGN, from the coding sequence ATGCGCTCGTATGGCCAGTACTGCTCAGTGGCCAAGGCCCTTGACGTAGTTGGCGACCGGTGGACTCTGCTCATCGTCCGAGAGCTGCTGCTCCAAGGCGGCTGCCGCTACACCGATCTTCAACACGGCTTGCCCGGGATCGCCACCAACCTGCTCAGCCAGCGCCTCAAAGAGCTCGAGGAGCAAGGACTGGTGCGCAGGGAGGCGGTCCCGCCTCCCGTAGCGACGACCCTGTACGACCTGACCGATGCCGGCCGCGAGCTGGAACCGGTGCTGCAGGCGCTCGGGGGCTGGGGAGTGAGGTTCATGCCCGACCCCACGGGCAACGAGGTGTTTCGAAGTCACTGGCTCGCCTTCCCGGTGTCGCAGTTCCTGCAAGACGGCGAGCCCGACGGCCCGCCCGCCACCATCGAGGTCCGGACCGGGGACCAGCCCGTCGTCATCGAGGTGGGCGGCGGCGCGATCACCACGCACCTCGGCACCGCGCCGTCGCCCGACCTCGTTCTGGACGGCGACCCCCCGATGGTCCTCGGCGTTCTGTCGGGCATGCTCAAGCTGGCGGACGCCCGCCAGCTCGGGCTGCGAACCGAGGGCTCGACGACAGTTCTGCGCCGTCTGCGATTCCGCGTCCCGAATCTTGCCGGTAACTAG
- a CDS encoding type II toxin-antitoxin system HicB family antitoxin codes for MFWSDEDTAWVADVPDLPYCSALGDSSHEAVAEVEVAIKAWLDAARSSGRQVPPPSARVAQA; via the coding sequence GTGTTCTGGAGCGACGAGGACACGGCATGGGTGGCCGATGTCCCCGACCTGCCCTACTGCTCGGCCCTGGGCGATAGCTCGCACGAGGCCGTGGCGGAGGTCGAGGTGGCGATCAAGGCGTGGCTCGACGCGGCTCGGTCCAGCGGCCGGCAGGTTCCTCCGCCGTCGGCTCGAGTAGCGCAGGCATGA
- a CDS encoding nucleotidyltransferase domain-containing protein — protein MDVSDPGRALATGLTMPILRAMSSRSNPTTAAQIYRVMQQGTEAGVRRAIERLAAQGVVLGEPVGDRTVYSLNHDHVLDRAIRALLRAPEELPRRLRVELADWSIQPVSAALYGSAARRDGDADSDIDILLVRPVLGRSATRDQWVRQVHQLREAVRRWTGNRVQITDRSRTTLRRLAAAREPIVDQWLTDAVVIAGQPLDELVDVA, from the coding sequence GTGGACGTTTCTGATCCTGGTCGTGCGCTCGCGACCGGCTTGACCATGCCGATCTTGCGGGCGATGTCGTCCCGCTCGAACCCGACGACCGCGGCGCAGATCTACCGGGTGATGCAGCAGGGGACGGAGGCGGGGGTTCGGCGGGCGATTGAGCGCCTAGCGGCTCAGGGTGTGGTGCTCGGTGAGCCGGTGGGGGATCGGACGGTCTATTCGCTCAACCATGACCACGTCCTCGACCGGGCCATCCGAGCGCTGCTGCGGGCGCCCGAGGAGCTGCCGCGACGGCTGCGCGTGGAGCTGGCCGACTGGAGTATCCAGCCGGTCTCCGCTGCCTTGTACGGTTCGGCGGCACGCCGTGACGGGGACGCGGACAGCGACATCGACATCCTGCTCGTGCGTCCGGTCCTGGGTCGGTCCGCGACACGGGACCAGTGGGTGCGGCAGGTGCATCAGCTGCGTGAGGCGGTGCGCCGTTGGACGGGTAACCGCGTTCAGATCACCGACCGCTCCAGAACGACGCTTCGGCGGTTGGCCGCGGCGCGCGAGCCGATCGTTGACCAGTGGCTCACCGATGCAGTTGTGATTGCCGGCCAGCCGCTGGATGAGCTTGTTGACGTGGCATGA
- a CDS encoding MFS transporter has protein sequence MRTKPLILASLLLASFAINLDTTIVNVALPTLVRELHATTTQLQWVVDAYNLVFAALLLTSGSLSDRLGRKGMLLGGLAVFGLASLAGAFTTMPSALIAARAVMGLGAAMIFPATLSVIANVFTERRERALSIGLWGASAGVAIAVGPIVGGFLLEHFSWASIFVFMAPVAAVGALLVALSVPSSRDPAATRIDVPGFAMSTAAMAVVVFTIIEAPDVGWSSGRSVAGFAVAAVLFALFIGWERRVETPMLDVRMFRNMRFTAASGSVTIAFFTLFGFIFLMTQYFQFIQGFSPLSTGVHLLPVAASVAVSSVIGTRLAVRAGSKLVVAIGLLAITAFYVWVASVITAHTTYGVIAAQMVLYGVGMGFTSAPATESIMGAVSIHKAGVGSAVNDSTRLLGGTLGVAVIGSVYASLYGSKLTAGLPARLPSGLSAVAHQSVGAAIAASNRLSAVGLTHVGAAVHRAAFDAFLHGISVGCLVAGGVAVLGALIAIAFLPAQPASAAAPEASGVLERASQIAVGSSFLSFEPLPVAAGSGGAALGTASPVGPTAGGCTDV, from the coding sequence ATGCGCACCAAGCCCCTGATCCTTGCTTCGCTCCTCCTGGCCTCCTTCGCCATCAACCTGGACACGACCATCGTGAACGTGGCCCTGCCCACCCTGGTGCGGGAGCTACACGCCACCACCACCCAGCTCCAATGGGTGGTGGACGCCTACAACCTGGTCTTCGCCGCTCTGCTCCTCACCTCAGGGAGCCTGTCGGACCGCTTGGGTCGCAAGGGGATGCTGCTCGGGGGCCTGGCCGTGTTCGGGCTGGCCAGCCTGGCGGGCGCATTCACCACCATGCCGTCGGCGCTCATCGCTGCCCGGGCCGTGATGGGCCTCGGGGCGGCCATGATCTTCCCGGCCACGCTGTCCGTCATCGCCAACGTCTTCACCGAGCGCCGGGAGCGGGCCCTGTCGATCGGCCTGTGGGGCGCCAGCGCCGGCGTGGCTATCGCCGTTGGTCCCATCGTGGGGGGTTTCCTGCTGGAGCACTTCTCGTGGGCGAGCATCTTCGTGTTCATGGCCCCGGTGGCCGCTGTCGGCGCGCTGCTGGTGGCGCTCAGCGTGCCAAGCTCGAGGGACCCAGCCGCGACGCGTATCGACGTGCCCGGCTTCGCCATGTCCACCGCCGCAATGGCAGTCGTGGTCTTCACGATCATCGAGGCTCCCGACGTCGGCTGGTCCAGCGGGCGCAGCGTGGCCGGCTTCGCCGTCGCCGCCGTGTTGTTCGCGCTGTTCATCGGGTGGGAGCGCAGAGTCGAGACGCCCATGTTGGACGTGCGAATGTTCCGCAACATGCGCTTCACCGCCGCCAGCGGGTCGGTCACCATCGCCTTCTTCACGCTGTTCGGCTTCATCTTCCTGATGACCCAGTACTTCCAGTTCATCCAGGGCTTCAGCCCGCTATCCACGGGCGTGCACTTGCTGCCCGTGGCGGCCTCGGTGGCGGTGAGCTCGGTGATCGGCACCCGGCTGGCGGTGCGCGCCGGGAGCAAACTCGTGGTCGCGATCGGGCTTCTCGCCATCACCGCCTTCTACGTGTGGGTGGCAAGCGTGATCACCGCTCATACCACCTACGGGGTGATCGCCGCCCAGATGGTCCTCTACGGCGTTGGCATGGGCTTCACCTCCGCGCCGGCGACCGAGTCGATCATGGGGGCGGTGTCGATCCACAAGGCCGGGGTGGGCTCCGCTGTCAACGACTCGACCCGCCTGCTCGGTGGCACCCTCGGCGTGGCAGTGATCGGCAGTGTGTACGCCTCGCTGTACGGGTCCAAGCTCACCGCCGGCCTGCCGGCCCGTCTCCCCTCGGGCCTGTCCGCTGTCGCCCACCAGTCGGTCGGCGCCGCCATCGCCGCGTCGAACCGCCTGTCCGCGGTCGGCCTGACCCACGTCGGTGCCGCCGTGCACCGGGCCGCCTTCGACGCCTTCCTGCACGGCATCAGCGTGGGGTGCCTGGTGGCAGGCGGCGTGGCCGTGCTGGGTGCCCTCATTGCCATCGCCTTCCTCCCCGCCCAGCCAGCTTCGGCAGCCGCGCCCGAGGCGAGCGGGGTGCTCGAAAGGGCGAGCCAGATCGCCGTCGGCTCGTCTTTCCTGTCGTTCGAGCCGCTGCCTGTCGCAGCGGGTTCCGGGGGGGCTGCCCTCGGAACCGCGAGCCCGGTCGGCCCGACCGCCGGAGGGTGCACCGATGTCTGA
- a CDS encoding ABC transporter ATP-binding protein, with protein MNESGATLVSSRGLRKDYGSGEALVRAVDDVDLDLARGETVAVMGPSGCGKSTLLHLLGGLDRPTAGAVWLSGRRIDQLSERALAHLRRHEVGFVFQAFHLMDELTAQENVELPALLAGRSPQEARRRAGQLLEQVGLGDRAGHLPSMLSGGQRQRVAVARALANEPQIVLADEPTGNLDSTATLEVMRLFEALHASGLTLVIATHDERIAATADRLISMRDGAFIDETRLVGGTQGNLADIAGLGG; from the coding sequence ATGAACGAGTCCGGGGCAACGTTGGTCTCCTCCCGAGGTCTGCGCAAGGACTACGGCAGCGGTGAAGCCCTGGTCCGTGCCGTGGACGATGTCGACCTGGATCTCGCCCGCGGCGAGACAGTCGCTGTGATGGGGCCGAGCGGCTGCGGGAAATCCACGCTGCTGCACCTGCTCGGCGGGCTGGACCGGCCGACTGCCGGCGCGGTGTGGCTGTCCGGACGGCGAATCGACCAGCTTTCCGAACGGGCGCTGGCCCACCTGCGTCGCCATGAGGTCGGTTTCGTCTTCCAAGCGTTCCATCTGATGGATGAGCTGACCGCCCAGGAAAACGTCGAGCTGCCCGCCCTGCTCGCCGGACGCTCACCCCAGGAAGCTCGACGGCGCGCCGGGCAGCTGCTTGAACAGGTCGGCCTCGGCGATCGCGCCGGACATCTCCCGTCGATGCTCTCGGGTGGGCAGCGTCAACGGGTTGCTGTGGCCCGCGCGCTCGCCAATGAACCACAAATCGTGCTGGCCGACGAGCCGACCGGCAACCTCGACAGCACCGCCACCTTAGAGGTGATGCGCCTGTTCGAGGCCCTTCATGCCTCTGGTCTCACGCTGGTCATCGCCACCCACGACGAGCGGATCGCGGCCACCGCCGATCGGCTCATCTCGATGCGGGACGGCGCATTCATCGACGAGACCCGCCTGGTCGGTGGCACCCAGGGGAATCTCGCGGACATCGCCGGCCTGGGCGGTTGA
- a CDS encoding dihydrofolate reductase family protein: protein MGRLLYSAIASLDGYVADDNGDFQWGAPDEEVHGFVNDLERPIGTYLYGRRMYEVMRFWEDPAAGGRSVVSRDFGEVWRAADKVVFSRTLEVPSTAKTRLERSFDPAAVRAMKADVTRDLTVGGPCLAGEAFRAGLVDECHLFLTPILVGGGNSALPDGVRTDLELLGERRFASGVVHLHYRVNGLA, encoded by the coding sequence GTGGGCAGACTCCTCTACTCGGCGATCGCATCGCTGGACGGTTACGTGGCGGACGACAACGGAGACTTCCAGTGGGGCGCGCCCGACGAGGAGGTCCATGGCTTCGTCAATGACCTCGAACGGCCCATCGGCACGTACCTGTACGGCCGGCGGATGTACGAGGTGATGCGGTTTTGGGAGGACCCGGCGGCAGGGGGGCGCTCGGTGGTGTCTCGGGACTTCGGCGAGGTGTGGAGGGCCGCCGACAAGGTGGTGTTCTCGCGGACCCTGGAGGTGCCGTCGACAGCGAAGACGAGGCTCGAACGGAGCTTCGATCCAGCCGCGGTACGGGCCATGAAGGCAGATGTGACGCGGGACCTCACCGTGGGGGGCCCGTGCCTGGCCGGCGAGGCCTTCCGGGCCGGACTGGTGGACGAATGTCATCTGTTCCTCACGCCCATCCTGGTTGGCGGCGGCAACAGCGCCCTTCCCGATGGCGTGCGGACGGACCTGGAGCTGCTAGGCGAGCGACGATTTGCGAGTGGAGTTGTCCACCTCCACTACCGGGTGAACGGTCTCGCCTGA